TCGTCGATGGCTTTGTCGTTCTTCTTGTTCTTATTGTTTTTCTCGTTCTTCTCGTTCTTTTTGTTCTTCTTGCTCTTCTCCGTCCTATCGGGGCTTTTTTCTTTCTTTGGTTTATCTGGTTTGGCGACTTTGGGCTTTTCTTCCTTGTTCTGTTTGGAATCGCCCATTAGCGCGTCCACAGCAGCAAGTCTGATGTAGTCAAGTTCATCGATACGCATATCTTGGATGCGGTCGTCGACATCGTTCATATGCATTGTGAGGCGACGTCCAACCATCTCTTCACTTAAGGTCTGAAGATGGATGTCTCCGTCGCAACGAAGTTCACCGAGAAAGTTATCAAAGCTTGCATCTGGTGTCATCACCAGCATCGAAGGTCTATCTTCCGAGAGCAGTGTTTGGGATTGATACATGGCAATGACAACATCACCCTGTATGGAGCCGCTCTCTAATGCTCGATTGGGCGCATTGGCAATGAGTTCATTACCAGTAATGGTTACAATTCGGCCACGACCAAGCATGATCTGTATCTCGGGCTGATCCATGGCCATCCATCCCATTGGCAGTCCTTTGGGATTTGGATTCAAATGCGCCGTTCGATATTGCTGGCTCAGCCGCCCCTTCTTGTCGGCAATTTGAATCCACCCACCACTGGGTAGGTCAACGGACATCTGCTGCATTAACTCTTCATTGGAATGAACAAGTTCAGATGCAGTGAGTTGGCTCGGTGCCTTAATCTCGATGGTTGGAACGGCATCATCTTCATTGGCCATCTGTTCTGGCGGTGAATCAAGAAGAACGACGATGAGCCCAAGTACCACAGCAATGGTGACGCCCAGGACGAGGAGCCGACGTGAGTTGAAAAGGATTGATTGTTTGGCTGGACGGTTTGAGCGCGCTGGTGGAGGTTCATCAAGCAATGAATTGCGAACAGCATGACTCTGAGATTGTTGCGCAGCTGCCTTGGTATCTTCTGGATTGGGTGGGGGGGTGTGTTCCGTCATTGCGCTTTTGGGACCTCCATGTCTGCGCAGCCTGCGGTGGCCAAGGCTTCATCCCAGCGTCTCATCGACTTAAGCAGATGCTCGATCGCTTCGCGGGCAGCGCCAAATCCGCCGGGTGTTGCCGTGGTGTACTGAGCCAATTCGCGAAGCTCAGTACAGGCATCGGCGACGGCCATAGGATATCCAACCATTCGAGCAAGTGGTATATCAGGAAGATCATCGCCCAGCATCGCCACTTCATGTGGTTCTGCACCGATCTCACGGAGCATTTCCAGGAGGACGGCCGGTTTATCGTCGACACCGCCCTGGACGTGCTTCATCCCTAAATGGGTGAGGCGTTGTTCAGCGCTTTTTAGTGGCCTGCCTGAAATCGCAATCGCATCCAGGCCAAGATTGAGCCAAAGACGGATGCCTTGGCCGTCTCGAATATGGAAGGTGCGGAGTTCAGTGCCTTCCTGATCGAGCCAGAGTCGACCATCGGTAAGCACGCCATCAATGTCGAGACAAAGAACTTTGATATCGCTTGGAGTGGACATGCTTTTTCTCGTTGTCTTGGGCAGTGTTATCTGTTTGTGTGAGAGCGGTGCTTTACTCCACCGCGAGAATATCACATGTTCCGCCACTATTGAGATCAAAGGTCATTGCTGTTTCAACGGCCTGCCGAACCAGGTTCTCAAGCGACCCAGGTTGAGACCTGAGCACATGCAATGCCCCCAATGCAAATTCAGCGCCTGAACCAATCGCATAGTAATGATTGAACCGGGTGATACCCATATCTGACGAAATCTTGAAGATGCCGCCTTTATTTGCAATGAGAAAGGAGGAGTCCAGATCGGCAAATGGAGCATCACGATTTGCGGCCTGTTCATTGACAAGGGTATAGCGTTCGCGAAGTGCTCGCCAAAAGTCCATGAAGAATGCAAATATTGCCGC
This window of the Phycisphaerales bacterium genome carries:
- a CDS encoding HAD hydrolase family protein → MSTPSDIKVLCLDIDGVLTDGRLWLDQEGTELRTFHIRDGQGIRLWLNLGLDAIAISGRPLKSAEQRLTHLGMKHVQGGVDDKPAVLLEMLREIGAEPHEVAMLGDDLPDIPLARMVGYPMAVADACTELRELAQYTTATPGGFGAAREAIEHLLKSMRRWDEALATAGCADMEVPKAQ